In Methylomagnum ishizawai, one DNA window encodes the following:
- a CDS encoding DUF2238 domain-containing protein, with protein sequence MPAYWTPVFLAACAGSAIAPYDLVTWCLEVPPALAIFLALRATRRRFPLTPLAYAALLILCGLILLGAHYSFARVPGFDALGGGRNDFDKLAHFFQGFAPALAFRELLIRGGVWTWRAGLDYLVPALCLALSAAYELVEWGVAWVLGGRAEAFLAIQGDAWDAQSDMAAALLGAVLAVALLGRRHDRQIARLARGNCYPS encoded by the coding sequence ATGCCCGCTTACTGGACCCCCGTTTTCCTCGCCGCCTGCGCCGGTTCCGCCATCGCGCCTTACGATCTGGTGACATGGTGCTTGGAAGTCCCGCCCGCGCTGGCGATCTTCCTGGCGCTCCGGGCCACGCGCCGCCGGTTCCCGTTGACCCCGTTGGCCTATGCCGCGCTGTTGATCCTGTGCGGTTTGATCCTGCTCGGGGCGCATTATTCTTTCGCGCGGGTGCCGGGTTTCGACGCGCTGGGCGGGGGGCGCAATGATTTCGACAAGCTGGCCCATTTCTTCCAGGGTTTCGCGCCCGCCCTCGCGTTCCGCGAGTTGTTGATCCGGGGCGGGGTGTGGACGTGGCGGGCGGGGCTGGATTATCTGGTCCCCGCGCTGTGCTTGGCGCTTTCCGCCGCCTATGAGTTGGTGGAATGGGGCGTGGCTTGGGTCTTGGGCGGACGGGCCGAGGCTTTCCTGGCGATCCAGGGCGATGCCTGGGATGCCCAATCGGATATGGCCGCTGCGCTATTGGGGGCGGTGCTGGCGGTCGCGCTGCTGGGCCGTCGCCACGATAGGCAAATCGCCCGTTTGGCGCGGGGGAACTGCTATCCTTCATGA
- a CDS encoding helix-turn-helix domain-containing protein yields the protein MTVDPANIPPAPDAAIPPGPGTAPILSEQVRLALRHYFAGLDGHAATGLYAMVISEVEKPLIETVLEHCGHNQSRAAQVLGLSRSTLRKKMNQYGIE from the coding sequence ATGACGGTGGACCCCGCAAACATCCCGCCCGCGCCGGACGCGGCCATCCCGCCTGGGCCGGGGACCGCCCCGATCTTGAGCGAACAGGTGCGTTTGGCCCTGCGCCATTATTTCGCCGGGCTGGATGGCCACGCCGCGACCGGACTCTACGCCATGGTCATCAGCGAGGTCGAAAAGCCCTTGATCGAAACCGTGCTGGAACATTGCGGCCATAACCAAAGCCGTGCCGCCCAGGTCTTGGGGCTGAGCCGCAGCACCCTACGCAAGAAGATGAACCAATACGGCATCGAATAA
- the speD gene encoding adenosylmethionine decarboxylase — MDKLQLHGFNNLTKSLSFNIYDICYAKTEQQQRRYIEYIDEMYNAKRLTQILTDVNAIIGAEILNIARQDYEPQGASVTMLISEGHVPDTITNLEAPGPMPDSVVAHLNKSHITVHTYPESHPYGGISTFRADIDVSTCGRISPLKALNYLIHSFESDIVIMDYRVRGFTRDISGQKHYIDHEITSIQNYISDVTAERYQMIDVNVYQEKIFHTKMILKDFHLDNYLFDTDKDALTLEERTAIQKQLQREMAEIFYGRNYKLRR; from the coding sequence ATCGATAAATTGCAATTGCACGGCTTCAACAATCTGACCAAGTCGTTGAGTTTCAATATCTACGACATCTGCTACGCCAAGACCGAGCAACAGCAGCGTCGCTATATCGAATACATCGACGAGATGTACAACGCCAAGCGGTTGACCCAGATTTTGACCGATGTGAATGCGATCATCGGCGCGGAAATCCTCAACATCGCCCGCCAGGACTACGAGCCGCAAGGCGCGAGCGTCACCATGCTGATTTCCGAGGGGCATGTGCCGGACACCATCACCAACCTCGAAGCCCCCGGACCCATGCCCGACTCCGTGGTCGCGCACCTCAACAAAAGCCACATCACGGTCCACACCTACCCGGAAAGCCATCCCTACGGCGGCATTAGCACCTTCCGAGCCGATATCGATGTCTCCACCTGTGGCCGCATCTCGCCCCTGAAGGCGCTGAACTACCTGATCCACAGCTTCGAATCCGATATCGTCATCATGGACTACCGCGTGCGCGGTTTCACCCGCGATATCAGCGGCCAGAAGCACTACATCGACCACGAGATCACCTCGATCCAGAACTACATCTCGGATGTAACCGCCGAGCGCTACCAGATGATCGACGTCAACGTCTACCAGGAGAAAATCTTCCACACCAAGATGATCCTGAAGGACTTCCACCTCGACAACTACCTGTTCGACACCGACAAGGACGCCTTGACCCTCGAAGAGCGCACCGCCATCCAGAAGCAATTGCAGCGCGAGATGGCGGAAATCTTCTACGGGCGCAACTACAAACTGCGCCGTTGA
- the dusB gene encoding tRNA dihydrouridine synthase DusB — MHIGPYRLSNRLILAPMAGVTDRPFRRLCRRYGAALAVSEMVSANPALRDDPRTLLRTDHVGEPGPYSVQILGNDPAAMAEAARINVDRGAQIIDINMGCPAKKVCNKAAGSALLQDETLVGRILEAVVGAVAVPVTLKIRTGWHPEHRNAPAIARIAQDSGIQAIAVHGRTRACAFAGEAEYRTIRQVKQSVGIPVIANGDIDSPDKAAAVLAETGADAIMIGRAALGRPWLFRAIAARLDGLRPVDAPVPAEVHAVMVEHLRELYALHGEYRGLRIARKHVAWYLRYLPCPPGFLALFNGLDSAARQLALIDTLFDPHRAGVAA; from the coding sequence ATGCACATCGGCCCTTACCGACTTTCCAACCGCTTGATCCTGGCCCCGATGGCTGGGGTCACCGATAGGCCGTTCCGCCGTCTGTGTCGGCGCTACGGGGCCGCGTTGGCCGTGTCCGAGATGGTCTCGGCCAATCCCGCGTTGCGCGACGACCCTAGGACTTTGCTCCGCACCGACCATGTCGGCGAACCCGGACCCTATTCGGTGCAAATCCTGGGCAACGACCCGGCGGCAATGGCCGAAGCCGCCCGTATCAACGTGGACCGTGGTGCCCAGATCATCGACATCAATATGGGTTGTCCCGCCAAGAAGGTCTGCAACAAAGCCGCCGGTTCCGCCCTGCTCCAGGACGAAACCCTGGTCGGGCGCATCCTGGAGGCGGTGGTCGGCGCGGTGGCCGTGCCCGTGACCCTGAAGATACGTACCGGTTGGCACCCCGAACACCGCAACGCCCCGGCCATCGCCCGGATCGCCCAGGATTCGGGCATCCAGGCCATCGCCGTGCATGGGCGCACCCGCGCCTGCGCCTTCGCCGGGGAGGCCGAATACCGAACGATCCGGCAGGTCAAGCAGTCGGTGGGCATTCCGGTCATCGCCAACGGCGATATCGACAGCCCCGACAAAGCCGCCGCCGTCCTGGCCGAGACCGGGGCCGACGCCATCATGATAGGCCGGGCCGCTTTGGGCCGTCCCTGGCTGTTCCGGGCCATCGCGGCCCGCCTCGATGGGTTGCGTCCGGTGGATGCGCCCGTTCCCGCCGAGGTTCATGCGGTGATGGTGGAACACCTACGGGAGCTCTACGCCCTGCATGGCGAATATCGGGGCTTGCGGATCGCCCGCAAGCATGTCGCTTGGTATCTCCGATACCTACCGTGCCCGCCGGGTTTCCTGGCCTTGTTCAACGGCCTGGATAGCGCCGCCCGGCAACTCGCCCTGATCGATACCTTGTTCGACCCGCACCGGGCAGGAGTGGCCGCATGA
- a CDS encoding OsmC family protein: MKARVKWVENALFLGESGSGHVVAMDGPPESGGKNLAARPMETLLIGMGGCTAFDVVHILRKGRHEVRDCEVQLEAERADTDPKVFTKIHIHFVVKGHGLTDKAVARAVELSAEKYCSASIMLGKTAAITHDYEIAEG; the protein is encoded by the coding sequence GAAGGCTCGGGTCAAATGGGTCGAAAACGCGCTGTTCCTGGGAGAATCCGGCAGCGGCCATGTGGTGGCGATGGACGGGCCGCCGGAATCGGGCGGCAAGAACCTGGCCGCCCGCCCGATGGAAACACTCTTGATCGGCATGGGCGGCTGTACCGCCTTCGACGTGGTCCATATCCTCCGCAAAGGTCGGCACGAAGTGCGCGACTGCGAAGTCCAACTCGAAGCCGAACGCGCCGACACCGACCCCAAAGTCTTCACCAAGATACACATCCATTTCGTGGTCAAAGGCCACGGCCTGACCGACAAGGCGGTGGCGCGGGCCGTGGAACTCTCGGCGGAGAAATACTGTTCTGCCTCCATCATGCTGGGCAAGACCGCCGCCATCACCCATGATTACGAAATCGCCGAGGGTTAA
- the purH gene encoding bifunctional phosphoribosylaminoimidazolecarboxamide formyltransferase/IMP cyclohydrolase — MNNPVTRALISVSDKTGVVDFCRELAALGIAILSSGGTARLLLDSGIAAIEVSQHTGFPEMMGGRIKTLHPKIHGGILGRRGVDEAVMAEHGIGPIDLVVVNLYPFEATVAQPGCPLAEAIENIDIGGPAMIRGAAKNHEAVGVVVDPLDYPLVLGELKANGGALSAATRFRLAIKSFRHTAAYDASISTYLGKIEGGEPFPDPLVTRFRHGQALRYGENPHQRAAFYVDPGAAPGTVATARQIQGKELSYNNIADADAALECVKQFAESPACVIVKHANPCGVAEGQSLLEAYDRAYATDPTSAFGGIIAFNRELDAATARAIVERQFVEVILAPSIDAAALPILAAKANVRVLETGAWPAEPKPEWDYKRVAGGLLVQDKDWGRIDRAGLQVVTRRAPTEAEIGDLLFAWTVAKFVKSNAIVYAKDRQTVGVGAGQMSRVYSARIAAIKAQDVGLRVAGSVVASDAFFPFRDGVDSAAEAGVTAVIQPGGSVRDAEVIAAADEHGLAMVFTGMRHFRH, encoded by the coding sequence ATGAACAATCCCGTAACCCGAGCCCTCATCAGCGTTTCCGACAAAACCGGCGTGGTGGATTTCTGCCGCGAACTGGCCGCGCTGGGCATAGCAATCCTGTCTTCGGGCGGCACCGCACGCCTGTTGCTGGACAGCGGCATCGCCGCCATCGAGGTCTCCCAGCACACCGGCTTCCCCGAGATGATGGGCGGGCGCATCAAGACCCTGCATCCCAAAATCCACGGCGGCATCCTGGGGCGGCGCGGGGTGGACGAGGCGGTGATGGCCGAGCATGGCATCGGTCCCATCGATCTGGTGGTGGTGAACCTCTATCCGTTCGAGGCCACCGTGGCCCAGCCCGGCTGTCCCTTGGCGGAGGCCATCGAGAATATCGATATCGGCGGCCCGGCCATGATCCGGGGCGCGGCCAAGAACCACGAGGCCGTGGGTGTGGTGGTCGATCCCTTGGATTATCCGCTGGTGCTGGGCGAACTGAAGGCAAACGGCGGCGCCTTGTCCGCCGCCACCCGGTTCCGGCTGGCGATCAAGAGTTTCCGCCATACCGCAGCCTATGACGCCTCCATCTCGACCTACCTGGGCAAGATCGAAGGCGGCGAACCCTTCCCCGATCCGCTGGTGACGCGGTTCCGTCATGGACAGGCCTTGCGCTATGGCGAAAATCCCCACCAACGCGCGGCCTTCTATGTCGATCCGGGTGCGGCGCCCGGCACCGTCGCCACCGCCCGGCAAATCCAGGGCAAGGAACTGTCCTATAACAACATCGCCGACGCCGACGCAGCCCTGGAATGCGTCAAGCAGTTCGCCGAGTCGCCCGCCTGCGTCATCGTCAAGCACGCCAATCCCTGCGGCGTGGCCGAGGGACAAAGCTTGCTGGAAGCCTATGACCGCGCCTACGCCACCGACCCGACCTCGGCCTTCGGCGGCATCATCGCCTTCAACCGCGAGTTGGACGCCGCTACCGCCCGCGCCATCGTCGAGCGGCAATTCGTCGAGGTGATCCTGGCCCCGAGCATCGATGCCGCAGCCCTGCCGATCCTGGCGGCCAAGGCCAATGTGCGGGTGCTGGAAACCGGCGCTTGGCCCGCCGAACCCAAGCCGGAATGGGACTATAAACGGGTGGCCGGGGGCTTGCTGGTGCAGGACAAGGACTGGGGCCGCATCGACCGGGCCGGACTCCAGGTGGTGACCCGCCGCGCCCCCACCGAAGCCGAGATCGGCGATTTGCTGTTCGCTTGGACCGTCGCCAAGTTCGTGAAATCCAACGCCATCGTCTACGCCAAGGACCGCCAGACCGTGGGCGTGGGCGCGGGACAGATGAGCCGGGTCTATTCGGCCCGCATCGCCGCCATCAAGGCCCAGGATGTGGGTTTGCGGGTCGCGGGTTCGGTGGTGGCGTCCGACGCCTTCTTCCCGTTCCGCGACGGGGTGGATTCGGCGGCGGAGGCGGGCGTGACCGCCGTGATCCAGCCCGGCGGTTCGGTGCGCGACGCCGAGGTGATCGCCGCCGCCGACGAGCATGGCTTGGCGATGGTGTTCACCGGCATGAGGCATTTCCGCCACTGA
- a CDS encoding LysR substrate-binding domain-containing protein, whose translation MNLRDLKYLVAVADLNHFSLAAERCCVSQPTLSTQLKKLEDELGVALFERNNRSVRTTEAGGRIIAVARRVLAEVEAMEEIAAGTRDPYAGTFRLGGFPTLASYVFPAAVPAIVQALPKLKLLLIEEKTDALVEQLRAGRCDAALLALPVNDPALVSMRLFDDPFLLAVSPEHPLAARERVDLRDLADLRLLLLDEGHCLRDQALNLCYRHGGHEEVDFRATSLETLRMMVRAGTGITLMPWTAAREDHTGIRYLPFAEPQPRRLIGLVWRKTTARGPLIGKLIELLREISRAWAAPG comes from the coding sequence ATGAACCTCCGCGACCTGAAATATCTGGTGGCGGTCGCCGACCTGAACCATTTCAGCTTGGCGGCCGAGCGTTGCTGCGTCAGCCAGCCGACCCTCAGCACCCAGCTCAAGAAATTGGAGGACGAACTTGGGGTGGCGCTGTTCGAGCGCAATAACCGTTCGGTGCGCACCACCGAGGCGGGTGGGCGCATCATCGCCGTGGCCCGGCGGGTCTTGGCCGAGGTCGAAGCGATGGAGGAGATCGCCGCCGGGACCCGCGACCCCTACGCCGGGACGTTCCGGCTGGGCGGATTCCCCACCTTGGCCAGCTACGTGTTCCCGGCGGCGGTGCCCGCCATCGTCCAAGCCTTGCCCAAGCTGAAACTGCTGTTGATCGAGGAGAAGACCGATGCCCTGGTCGAGCAATTGCGCGCCGGGCGTTGCGATGCGGCGCTGTTGGCCTTGCCGGTGAACGATCCGGCCCTGGTGTCGATGCGCTTGTTCGACGATCCCTTTTTGTTGGCGGTGTCGCCGGAGCATCCGCTGGCGGCGCGAGAGCGGGTCGATTTGCGGGATTTGGCCGATTTGCGGTTGCTGCTGCTGGACGAGGGCCATTGCCTGCGCGACCAGGCTTTGAACCTGTGCTATCGCCATGGTGGCCATGAGGAGGTGGATTTCCGCGCCACCAGCCTGGAAACCCTGCGGATGATGGTGCGGGCCGGGACCGGCATCACCTTGATGCCGTGGACGGCGGCGCGGGAGGACCATACCGGCATCCGCTACCTGCCGTTCGCCGAGCCGCAACCGCGGCGGTTGATCGGCCTGGTCTGGCGCAAGACCACGGCCCGTGGTCCCTTGATCGGCAAGCTCATCGAGCTATTGCGGGAAATTTCCCGCGCCTGGGCCGCGCCGGGTTAG
- a CDS encoding (Fe-S)-binding protein, translating to MNRPDLAADTDLCVKCGLCLPHCPTYLQTQDENESPRGRLSLIQGWARGALEATPELARHVDHCLLCRACEAACPAYVPYGGIVDRFRGEVGELGKSSAAKLKTAALRKLLTGVGVRHRAEALMAGALGGPLLRGGGFLLEAVGLGEVAAGLPGTATATDWIGIHPATGPAETGRADVFLGCTANLLDAETVSATLRLLNRLGVRVRVPEAQACCGALHGHGGDAQAASALMERNLAAFDGEDAIVGFASGCGAMLRDYRERAATETAARWAGRVRDVGEFLAGLPWPDDWVLAPLEAKVVVHAPCTLKNVLKADRHPAALLRRIPGLEVVPLPVQVRCCGAAGSYSLEHPAMAGALRDEVLDRVAAERPAFLATSNPGCAMHLRAGLKRRGLGGVEVLHPVALLARCLPG from the coding sequence TTGAACCGCCCCGATCTCGCCGCCGATACCGACCTCTGCGTCAAATGCGGCTTGTGCTTGCCGCATTGCCCCACCTACCTCCAGACCCAGGACGAGAACGAATCGCCCAGGGGCCGTTTGTCCCTGATCCAGGGCTGGGCGCGGGGTGCGCTCGAAGCCACGCCGGAACTGGCTCGCCATGTCGATCACTGCCTGCTGTGCCGGGCCTGCGAAGCGGCCTGTCCGGCTTACGTGCCCTATGGCGGCATCGTGGACCGTTTCCGGGGCGAGGTCGGCGAACTCGGCAAATCCAGCGCCGCCAAGCTCAAAACCGCCGCCTTGCGCAAACTCTTGACCGGGGTCGGTGTGCGCCACCGCGCCGAGGCGTTGATGGCGGGCGCACTGGGCGGGCCTTTGTTGCGGGGCGGCGGTTTCCTGTTGGAAGCCGTCGGCTTGGGCGAGGTGGCGGCGGGCCTGCCCGGAACCGCCACGGCGACCGATTGGATCGGCATCCATCCCGCCACCGGCCCGGCGGAAACCGGGCGTGCCGATGTGTTCCTGGGTTGCACGGCCAACCTGCTGGACGCCGAAACCGTGTCCGCCACGCTGCGCCTGCTCAACCGGCTGGGCGTCCGGGTGCGGGTGCCGGAAGCGCAGGCGTGTTGCGGGGCTTTGCACGGCCATGGCGGGGACGCGCAGGCGGCATCGGCGCTGATGGAACGCAATCTGGCCGCGTTCGATGGCGAAGACGCCATCGTCGGCTTCGCCAGCGGTTGCGGGGCGATGCTGCGCGATTACCGCGAGCGGGCGGCGACGGAAACGGCGGCGCGGTGGGCGGGCCGGGTCCGGGATGTCGGCGAATTCCTGGCCGGGTTGCCCTGGCCGGACGATTGGGTGCTCGCGCCCTTGGAAGCCAAGGTCGTGGTGCATGCGCCCTGCACCCTCAAGAATGTATTGAAGGCCGACCGCCACCCCGCCGCGCTGCTGCGGCGGATTCCGGGGCTGGAAGTGGTGCCGCTGCCGGTCCAGGTGCGTTGTTGCGGGGCGGCGGGGAGTTATTCCTTGGAGCATCCTGCGATGGCGGGGGCGCTGCGCGACGAGGTGCTGGACCGAGTGGCCGCCGAGCGGCCCGCTTTCCTGGCGACTTCCAATCCGGGTTGCGCCATGCACCTGCGGGCGGGCTTGAAGCGGCGCGGATTGGGTGGGGTCGAGGTGTTGCACCCGGTGGCTTTGTTGGCAAGGTGCTTGCCGGGATAG
- a CDS encoding beta strand repeat-containing protein produces MAKYFWSTTSAGNLSSTFNPSTDIFIFDLASPGVEISAAEVTFVQSGSNVEMTFGGKTVILQNVNLSQLTTSTADVLGNIRFNDESKLIIGDNISNTAGATTFDNAANTLTGGIGDDQLMGLGGNDTLKGGAGNDKLLGGEGNDSLDGGGGTDTMNGENGNDIYVVSTAAESSTVSDSGTTGSTNDVVNVVSSFTGTFTLGTGLETLNLSTATATTGVNGTGNTLANSIVGNSGANTLSGSDGKDTLIGNAGSDSLNGGNDNDSLDGGTGNDTMDGGDGADTYKVDSASDSVTDTGTDGAIDTVNAESSFTGTFTLGNGVEVLNLSSATATSGVGGTGNSLDNTITGNGGANTLSGLGGNDSLVGGAGNDSLLGGNGDDTLDGGTGQDTLNGENGNDTYTIDSLSDSVSDSGSSTSEIDTINAAISSGTGTYSLGTGIENLILTGSAAIGVTGNTLNNSIVGNAATNSLTGGTGNDTLDGKGGKDTMVGGTGNDVYVVDVSTDVITESNGTTDGIDEIQTGITYSLASLSAIEKLTLTGTTAINGTGNAAANTIVGSAGANILDGGGDDGVVDSLDGAGGNDTYNVYDNLDVISDSGNNATSKDTISISQTTGSYTLTDASNVENLTLTGNGDVNATGNSLDNLITGNNGNNSLVGGDGKDTLNGGAGNDTLDGGVGNDSLNGGTGSDTYLVDSASDTISDSGTSTADVDTVIATLTSGTFNLSSITTIENLTLGGSANINGTGNLLNNTITGNAGANILVGSSGNDVLYDAASTAANSSTGADTLNGGVGNDTYYVTNSAATVSEAKTVGGETVVGSGTDIVFASVGFTLTDTSGIENLTLTGTGSNAGTGNSLNNVLTGNNSANTLTGNNGNDSLSGNNGNDSLDGGAGNDSLDGGSGTDTLDGGAGADTLLGGANNDSLLGGNDNDSLDGGSGNDTMDGGNGSDTYSVDSLSDSVSDTGTSGTDTLNITLNSGSGTFNSGSGVENFNLTGTAAIGITGNDMANIIIGNSASNALSAGSDALNDSLRGKGGNDTITLSINAGGSDTVVFEDTAVNNGQDAISNFTAGSIAGGDKLDFNLFFGSSTTISLTAVKADTDTTPLTVQSTSTVGNVLRVDDTGAAITTGAGVAALIGDTSLGTQTTPFQDNIGDASVERYVVLTVNATSGTSIWYVDTSLDSDSSDLTSNDVTLVGTIAGVTGAALFASANIVV; encoded by the coding sequence ATGGCTAAGTATTTTTGGAGTACGACTTCCGCCGGCAACCTAAGCTCCACGTTCAATCCAAGCACCGATATCTTCATCTTCGACCTCGCCTCTCCCGGCGTTGAAATTTCCGCCGCGGAAGTCACGTTCGTACAAAGCGGCAGCAATGTCGAAATGACCTTCGGCGGCAAAACGGTAATCCTACAAAACGTCAACCTTTCGCAGTTGACCACCTCCACCGCCGACGTGCTGGGCAATATCCGCTTCAACGACGAGAGCAAGCTGATCATCGGCGACAACATCTCCAACACCGCCGGTGCCACAACCTTCGATAATGCCGCCAACACGCTCACGGGCGGTATCGGCGACGACCAATTGATGGGCCTGGGTGGCAACGACACCCTGAAAGGCGGGGCCGGTAACGACAAACTCCTGGGCGGTGAAGGCAACGACAGCCTGGATGGCGGCGGCGGCACCGACACCATGAATGGCGAAAACGGCAACGATATCTACGTCGTGAGTACTGCGGCAGAATCCTCAACCGTCAGCGACAGCGGCACCACTGGCAGTACCAACGATGTCGTCAACGTAGTGAGCAGTTTCACCGGCACCTTCACGCTCGGCACCGGCCTCGAAACCCTGAACCTGAGTACCGCCACGGCGACAACGGGCGTCAACGGCACCGGCAACACGCTGGCCAACTCCATCGTCGGCAATTCCGGGGCCAACACCCTATCCGGGAGCGATGGTAAAGACACGCTGATCGGCAACGCGGGCAGCGATTCCCTCAACGGCGGGAACGACAACGACTCCCTCGACGGCGGCACCGGCAACGACACCATGGATGGCGGCGACGGCGCGGATACCTATAAAGTGGATAGCGCGAGCGACTCCGTCACCGATACCGGCACCGACGGTGCCATCGATACCGTCAATGCCGAAAGCAGCTTCACCGGCACCTTCACGCTCGGCAACGGCGTCGAAGTCCTTAACCTCAGCTCCGCCACGGCGACATCAGGCGTTGGCGGCACCGGCAACTCCCTGGACAACACCATCACCGGCAACGGCGGTGCCAATACCCTATCCGGTCTGGGTGGCAACGACTCCTTGGTCGGCGGCGCGGGCAACGATTCCCTGCTCGGCGGAAACGGCGACGACACCCTGGATGGTGGCACTGGCCAAGACACCCTGAACGGTGAGAACGGTAACGACACCTACACCATCGATTCGCTAAGTGATTCGGTAAGCGACTCCGGCAGTTCGACCTCGGAAATCGACACCATCAACGCCGCTATCAGCAGCGGCACCGGCACCTACTCGCTGGGAACGGGCATCGAGAACCTCATCCTGACCGGTTCCGCCGCCATCGGCGTCACGGGCAACACGCTGAACAACAGCATCGTCGGCAACGCGGCAACCAACAGCCTAACCGGCGGCACAGGCAACGACACCTTGGACGGCAAAGGCGGCAAGGACACGATGGTGGGCGGTACCGGCAACGATGTCTATGTCGTGGACGTCTCCACCGATGTCATCACCGAGTCCAACGGTACCACCGACGGCATCGACGAAATCCAAACGGGTATCACCTACAGCCTGGCCTCCCTGTCGGCCATCGAAAAACTGACCCTGACCGGCACCACCGCGATCAACGGCACCGGCAACGCGGCGGCAAACACCATCGTCGGCAGCGCCGGAGCGAATATCCTGGACGGTGGCGGCGACGATGGCGTCGTCGACAGCCTCGATGGGGCCGGTGGCAACGACACCTACAATGTGTACGATAATCTGGACGTTATTAGTGATTCCGGGAACAACGCGACCAGCAAGGACACCATCAGCATCAGCCAAACCACCGGCAGCTATACCCTCACCGATGCCAGCAATGTCGAGAACCTCACTTTGACCGGTAACGGCGACGTCAACGCTACCGGCAATTCGCTCGACAACCTGATCACCGGCAACAACGGCAACAACAGCCTGGTCGGCGGCGATGGCAAAGACACACTCAACGGCGGCGCGGGCAACGATACCCTCGACGGCGGCGTGGGCAACGATAGCCTCAATGGCGGCACGGGCAGCGACACTTATCTGGTCGATAGCGCATCCGATACCATTTCCGATAGCGGTACCAGCACCGCCGATGTGGACACTGTGATCGCAACCTTGACTAGCGGCACCTTCAACCTGTCCAGTATCACCACCATCGAAAACCTGACTCTGGGCGGCAGCGCCAACATCAACGGCACCGGCAATTTGCTGAACAACACTATCACCGGCAATGCCGGTGCCAACATCTTAGTGGGCAGCAGTGGCAACGACGTCTTGTACGATGCCGCCAGCACCGCCGCCAACTCCAGCACCGGTGCCGACACCTTGAACGGCGGTGTCGGCAACGACACCTACTATGTCACCAACTCCGCAGCCACCGTTTCCGAAGCCAAGACCGTCGGCGGGGAAACCGTCGTGGGTTCGGGCACGGATATTGTGTTCGCATCGGTCGGTTTCACCCTGACCGATACCAGCGGCATCGAGAATCTGACCCTGACCGGGACAGGTAGCAACGCAGGAACCGGCAACTCCCTAAACAACGTCCTCACCGGCAACAACAGCGCAAACACCTTGACCGGCAACAACGGCAACGACTCGCTGTCCGGCAACAACGGCAACGACAGCCTGGATGGCGGAGCCGGCAACGACAGCCTGGACGGCGGCAGCGGTACTGATACCCTGGACGGCGGGGCCGGTGCCGATACCCTGCTCGGAGGGGCCAATAACGACAGTCTGCTTGGCGGGAACGACAACGACAGCCTGGATGGCGGGTCCGGCAACGACACGATGGACGGCGGCAATGGCAGCGACACCTATAGCGTTGACTCGTTGAGCGATTCGGTGAGCGATACTGGCACTTCGGGTACCGATACCCTCAACATCACCCTGAACAGCGGTAGCGGTACATTCAACTCGGGCTCGGGCGTCGAGAACTTCAACCTGACTGGCACCGCCGCCATCGGCATCACGGGCAACGACATGGCGAACATCATCATCGGCAACAGCGCGAGCAACGCCTTGAGCGCCGGCTCCGACGCTCTGAACGACAGCCTGCGGGGCAAGGGAGGCAACGATACCATCACCCTGTCCATCAATGCCGGTGGTTCCGACACGGTGGTCTTCGAAGACACCGCGGTCAATAACGGCCAGGACGCTATCAGCAACTTCACCGCCGGTTCCATCGCCGGTGGCGACAAGCTCGACTTCAACCTCTTCTTCGGCAGCAGCACCACCATCAGCCTGACCGCCGTGAAGGCTGATACCGACACCACCCCGCTGACGGTGCAAAGCACTTCGACGGTGGGGAACGTGCTGCGGGTGGACGACACCGGGGCCGCCATCACCACTGGGGCTGGTGTCGCCGCCCTGATCGGCGACACCAGCCTCGGTACGCAGACCACCCCCTTCCAGGACAACATCGGGGATGCCAGCGTGGAGCGCTACGTGGTCCTCACCGTGAACGCCACTAGCGGCACCAGTATCTGGTATGTCGATACCTCGCTCGATTCCGACAGCAGCGACTTGACCAGTAACGATGTCACCTTGGTCGGCACCATCGCCGGCGTCACGGGGGCAGCTTTGTTCGCCAGCGCCAACATCGTGGTCTAA